From a region of the Streptomyces venezuelae genome:
- a CDS encoding NADP-dependent oxidoreductase: MRAMAYETYGGTEVLSETRLPMPKVGPGEVLVRVKCAAVNPVDWKIMAGGLDPLMDVVYPVVPGWDVSGTVERVGIDTPEYAEGDEVIAYARKDYVHGGTFAEFVTVPVRAVAHKPASLDWAEAAGLPLAGLTAYQLLTRLGTGKDDTVLIHGAAGGVGSFGVQIARALGARVIGTASPRNHDRVRELGAEPIEYGDGLADRVRALVPDGPTVVADFVGGVGGVTREVLHDDGRHASIADPSVLGSGGEWMWVRPVGSDLAELGRLADNGQLKVPVARTFPLGELAAAFELSQEGHTAGKIIIEI; the protein is encoded by the coding sequence ATGCGGGCGATGGCGTACGAGACCTATGGCGGGACGGAGGTGCTCTCCGAGACCCGGCTGCCGATGCCCAAGGTCGGCCCCGGCGAGGTGCTCGTCAGGGTCAAGTGCGCCGCCGTCAACCCCGTGGACTGGAAGATCATGGCGGGCGGTCTCGACCCCCTGATGGACGTCGTCTACCCGGTGGTCCCGGGCTGGGACGTGTCCGGCACCGTCGAACGGGTCGGCATCGACACCCCCGAGTACGCCGAGGGCGACGAGGTCATCGCGTACGCCCGCAAGGACTACGTGCACGGCGGTACGTTCGCCGAGTTCGTCACCGTGCCCGTACGCGCCGTCGCGCACAAGCCCGCCTCCCTCGACTGGGCGGAGGCCGCCGGACTCCCGCTCGCCGGGCTCACCGCCTACCAGCTGCTCACCCGCCTCGGCACCGGCAAGGACGACACCGTCCTCATCCACGGAGCGGCCGGCGGTGTCGGCTCCTTCGGCGTGCAGATCGCCCGCGCACTCGGTGCCCGGGTCATCGGCACCGCCTCCCCGCGCAACCACGACCGGGTACGCGAACTCGGCGCCGAGCCCATCGAGTACGGGGACGGACTCGCCGACCGGGTGCGCGCCCTCGTCCCCGACGGCCCCACGGTCGTCGCGGACTTCGTCGGCGGAGTCGGCGGAGTCACCCGCGAGGTGCTGCACGACGACGGGCGGCACGCCTCCATCGCCGATCCCAGCGTGCTGGGATCGGGCGGCGAGTGGATGTGGGTCCGCCCGGTCGGCAGCGACCTGGCCGAGTTGGGCCGGCTCGCCGACAACGGACAGCTGAAGGTCCCCGTCGCCAGGACCTTCCCGCTGGGCGAGCTGGCGGCCGCCTTCGAGCTGAGCCAGGAAGGACACACCGCAGGGAAGATCATCATCGAGATCTGA
- a CDS encoding RNA ligase (ATP) encodes MSTLRVTAEELTVHEHPNADALELAQVGLYRAVIAKGAYRTGEFAVYIPEQAVLPADLIEELGLTGRLAGGSADRVKAVRLRGELSQGLVCRPRALADVDLARAAEEETDFAELLGITKWAPPIPTTMSGDVEAAADLMPWVDIENLQRYPHVFEPGEPVVLTEKLHGTACLFTYVVEGERSIVSSKGFGSKGLALKEDERNLYWRAVHGHGVPDVAAALADRLGATRVGIFGEVYGKGVQDLSYGTDVRTADTPPGYAVFDVSAEIDGQTRWLDPAAVLTDGELPLVPRLYEGPYDLDTVLELASGRETVSGKAAHLREGVVIRPSTERYSPVVGGRAIAKAVSPAYLTRKGGTEYE; translated from the coding sequence ATGTCGACCCTGCGCGTCACCGCCGAAGAACTGACCGTCCACGAGCACCCGAACGCGGATGCGCTGGAACTGGCCCAGGTGGGCCTCTACCGCGCAGTGATCGCCAAGGGCGCCTACCGCACGGGCGAGTTCGCGGTCTACATCCCCGAACAGGCCGTGCTGCCCGCGGATCTGATCGAGGAGCTCGGCCTCACCGGACGGCTCGCCGGCGGCTCCGCCGACCGGGTCAAGGCGGTCCGGCTCCGCGGAGAGCTGTCACAGGGGCTGGTGTGCAGGCCGCGCGCGCTCGCCGACGTGGACCTGGCCCGAGCGGCCGAGGAGGAGACCGACTTCGCGGAGCTGCTCGGCATCACCAAATGGGCCCCGCCGATACCCACGACCATGAGCGGTGACGTCGAAGCCGCCGCCGACCTGATGCCGTGGGTCGACATCGAGAACCTCCAGCGCTACCCGCACGTCTTCGAGCCCGGCGAGCCGGTCGTCCTCACCGAGAAACTGCACGGCACCGCCTGCCTGTTCACGTACGTGGTCGAGGGCGAGCGGTCCATCGTGTCCTCCAAGGGGTTCGGCTCGAAGGGGCTGGCGCTCAAGGAGGACGAGCGCAACCTCTACTGGCGGGCCGTACACGGGCACGGCGTGCCGGACGTTGCCGCGGCCCTGGCCGACCGCCTCGGCGCGACCCGGGTCGGGATCTTCGGCGAGGTGTACGGCAAGGGCGTCCAGGACCTCTCGTACGGGACCGACGTCCGCACCGCCGACACACCACCGGGATACGCCGTCTTCGACGTCTCCGCCGAGATCGACGGGCAGACGCGCTGGCTGGACCCGGCCGCCGTCCTGACGGACGGTGAGCTCCCGCTGGTGCCGCGGCTCTACGAGGGACCGTACGACCTCGACACGGTGCTGGAGCTGGCGAGCGGCCGGGAGACCGTCTCGGGCAAGGCCGCGCACCTGCGGGAGGGCGTGGTCATCCGGCCGTCGACGGAGCGGTACAGCCCGGTCGTGGGCGGCCGCGCCATCGCCAAGGCCGTCAGCCCGGCGTACCTGACCCGCAAGGGCGGCACCGAGTACGAGTGA
- a CDS encoding SDR family NAD(P)-dependent oxidoreductase — protein MPARPVTVVTGGSRGIGAATCLRLATDGHDLALGYTRDAEAAEAVARRVRAAGARCVTVRGDISEEGAVEQLFDTAGTELGRVTGLVNNAGVTGPLGRLADARTEDLRRVVQVNLLGYLLCCRRAARDMAEAGGGAIVNVSSTAATLGSPGEYVHYAATKAAVDALTVGLAKELGPDGIRVNAVAPGIIETDMHAAMSDPDRPAKAAAGIPLGRPGRPGEIAGAIAWLLSADASYTTGTVLRVSGGR, from the coding sequence GTGCCAGCTCGTCCGGTCACCGTCGTCACCGGCGGCAGCAGGGGCATCGGGGCCGCGACATGTCTGCGACTGGCCACCGACGGGCATGATCTGGCGCTCGGTTACACTCGCGACGCCGAGGCGGCCGAGGCCGTCGCCCGGCGGGTACGGGCTGCCGGGGCCCGCTGTGTGACCGTGCGCGGTGACATCTCCGAGGAGGGTGCCGTGGAGCAGCTGTTCGACACCGCCGGCACCGAACTCGGCAGGGTGACCGGTCTGGTGAACAACGCCGGGGTGACCGGCCCGCTGGGCCGGCTCGCCGACGCCCGCACCGAGGACCTGCGGCGGGTGGTGCAGGTGAACCTCCTCGGGTACCTGCTGTGCTGCCGCAGGGCGGCCCGGGACATGGCGGAGGCCGGCGGCGGCGCGATCGTCAACGTCTCCTCCACGGCCGCCACTCTCGGCAGCCCCGGGGAGTACGTGCACTACGCGGCGACCAAGGCCGCGGTCGACGCGCTCACGGTGGGGCTCGCCAAGGAACTCGGCCCGGACGGGATCCGGGTCAACGCCGTGGCGCCGGGCATCATCGAGACCGACATGCACGCGGCGATGAGCGATCCCGACCGTCCGGCGAAGGCCGCGGCCGGCATCCCGCTCGGCCGGCCCGGCCGGCCCGGGGAGATCGCCGGGGCGATCGCCTGGCTGCTTTCCGCGGACGCCTCGTACACGACGGGCACCGTGCTCCGGGTCTCCGGCGGCCGCTGA
- a CDS encoding peptidoglycan-binding domain-containing protein has translation MRQDPDESGIAPDDDLLVRPYVAPSGPPAGSTAPAWPQGGPLAFPGPAHARESEVPAAVPAAVPGPGSAPRATAARGRRSRLPFAVLTLLSLAAVGASVLLLSGPDAQPPRAGAPAELSVPMLRGRSSTSDAEAGVPGPTVSAPSSAASTSTSATPSRAPSTSASQGSKPPSSPSASASGPSGSSGTLRMGDTGPEVRALQELLYGQGFTYVSVTGVYDSQTKRGVGQLQRDRSIKGDSPGVYGPATQAALR, from the coding sequence ATGCGCCAGGACCCTGACGAGAGCGGCATCGCCCCCGACGACGACCTGCTCGTACGCCCCTACGTCGCCCCCTCGGGCCCACCGGCCGGGTCGACCGCGCCCGCCTGGCCGCAGGGCGGCCCCCTGGCCTTCCCCGGCCCGGCACACGCGCGGGAATCCGAGGTCCCGGCGGCCGTTCCGGCGGCCGTTCCCGGCCCCGGGTCCGCTCCGCGCGCGACCGCTGCCCGTGGCCGGCGCAGCCGGCTTCCGTTCGCCGTCCTCACCCTGCTGTCGCTCGCCGCGGTGGGCGCCTCGGTGCTCCTGCTGAGCGGTCCCGACGCGCAGCCGCCCCGGGCCGGGGCGCCCGCCGAGCTGTCCGTGCCGATGCTGCGGGGGCGCAGTTCGACCTCCGACGCAGAGGCCGGCGTACCCGGGCCGACCGTGTCGGCACCGTCCTCCGCCGCCTCCACTTCCACCTCCGCCACGCCCTCCCGAGCGCCGAGTACCTCCGCGAGCCAGGGCTCGAAACCGCCGTCCTCACCCAGCGCTTCCGCCTCGGGCCCGTCCGGCTCCTCCGGGACGCTGCGGATGGGGGACACCGGGCCCGAGGTGCGAGCCCTTCAGGAACTGCTGTACGGGCAGGGTTTCACGTACGTCTCCGTCACGGGGGTCTACGACAGTCAGACCAAGCGCGGTGTCGGTCAGCTGCAGCGCGACCGTTCCATCAAGGGCGACTCCCCGGGCGTCTACGGTCCGGCCACCCAGGCGGCGCTGCGCTGA
- a CDS encoding MFS transporter has product MTSAAAPGNDPTPPASSSPPRGSESASVSPSVSVPGDGSAPAAGPFPGSGAAPWRGWAAVCAVSLGIFCLITSELLPVGLLTPVGAALGVSDGTAGLMVTAPGLVAGFCAPLVTVGAGRLDRRLVLCVLIALTAAANLAAALAPDFAVVLAARVFVGVSVGGFWAIAGGLAVRLVPEHQVGRATALVFGGVPTASVLGVPAGTLLGELGGWRTAFAAVGVLGLVTLTALLVLLPPLPATRHITFPELPALLRENRAVRAGVVVTFLVVTGQFAAYTFVRPILQEVSGVDPEYISTLLLGYGVAGVAGNFLAGTRDAYRTLLVVSSSLGVVLALIAVLPGPAAGTVLLLAWGLAYGGVSVSVQGWMIKAAPEAPEAASSLMVAMFNFAIAAGALCGGLAVDGFSAPAAPLGGAALMLTAAATVWVTAVRRTPDRSDGRGRIGHRA; this is encoded by the coding sequence ATGACCTCAGCCGCCGCGCCCGGCAACGATCCCACGCCGCCCGCCTCGTCCAGCCCGCCGCGAGGGTCCGAGTCCGCATCCGTGTCCCCCTCCGTATCCGTGCCGGGGGACGGCTCCGCACCGGCAGCCGGGCCCTTCCCGGGGAGCGGTGCCGCTCCGTGGAGGGGCTGGGCGGCCGTCTGCGCCGTCTCGCTCGGCATCTTCTGCCTGATCACCTCCGAGCTGCTGCCCGTCGGGCTGCTCACCCCCGTCGGGGCCGCGCTCGGAGTGTCCGACGGGACCGCGGGCCTGATGGTCACGGCGCCCGGGCTGGTCGCCGGATTCTGCGCGCCGCTGGTCACCGTCGGCGCCGGCCGGCTCGACCGGCGGCTCGTGCTGTGCGTGCTCATCGCCCTGACGGCCGCCGCCAACCTCGCCGCGGCCCTCGCCCCGGACTTCGCCGTCGTACTGGCGGCCCGCGTGTTCGTCGGCGTCAGCGTCGGCGGCTTCTGGGCCATCGCGGGCGGACTCGCCGTACGCCTCGTTCCCGAGCACCAGGTCGGCCGGGCCACCGCCCTCGTCTTCGGCGGGGTCCCCACGGCGTCCGTGCTCGGCGTCCCCGCAGGCACCCTGCTCGGTGAACTCGGCGGCTGGCGCACCGCCTTCGCGGCGGTCGGAGTCCTCGGCCTCGTCACGCTGACCGCCCTGCTCGTGCTGCTGCCCCCGCTGCCGGCGACCCGGCACATCACCTTCCCCGAACTCCCCGCCCTGCTCCGGGAGAACCGCGCCGTACGGGCCGGTGTCGTCGTCACCTTCCTCGTCGTGACCGGGCAGTTCGCCGCCTACACGTTCGTACGGCCGATCCTGCAGGAGGTCTCCGGTGTCGACCCCGAGTACATCAGCACCCTGCTGCTCGGATACGGCGTCGCCGGCGTCGCGGGGAACTTCCTGGCCGGGACCCGTGACGCGTACCGGACCCTGCTGGTGGTCAGCTCCTCCCTCGGCGTCGTCCTCGCGTTGATCGCGGTCCTGCCGGGCCCGGCCGCCGGCACCGTGCTGCTGCTGGCCTGGGGACTCGCGTACGGAGGGGTCTCGGTGAGCGTGCAGGGCTGGATGATCAAGGCGGCGCCGGAGGCGCCCGAGGCGGCGTCCTCGCTGATGGTGGCCATGTTCAACTTCGCCATAGCCGCGGGCGCGCTCTGCGGCGGTCTCGCGGTCGACGGCTTCTCCGCTCCCGCCGCTCCGCTCGGCGGAGCCGCCCTGATGCTCACGGCCGCCGCCACGGTGTGGGTCACGGCGGTCCGCCGCACGCCCGACAGATCGGATGGTCGGGGGCGGATCGGACACCGGGCTTGA
- a CDS encoding MerR family transcriptional regulator, with protein MFTIGDFAKHGRVSVRMLRHYDALGLLRPARVDPFTNYRFYEAGQLARLNRIIALKELGLSLDQVGSILAERVGAEELRGMLRLRQAELEDAMAAAAARLVQVEARLRTIEEEGTMPADDIVVKSLPPVRLAELTGTAGSYEPQDIGPVIGPLFEELCRRIEAAGVVPTGPGTAYYEDVPGTGSGSAVLVHAGLPVAASVRAEDLGGEVRIVTLPAVERAATVVHRGSMDGILPTSQALARWIDAHGQRSAGYARELTLACPDDPDQWVTELQEPLAATS; from the coding sequence ATGTTCACCATCGGAGACTTCGCCAAGCACGGCCGGGTGTCGGTCCGCATGCTGCGTCACTACGACGCTCTCGGACTGCTGCGCCCGGCACGCGTCGACCCCTTCACCAACTACCGCTTCTACGAGGCCGGGCAGCTCGCCCGCCTCAACCGGATCATCGCGCTCAAGGAACTCGGTCTCTCCCTGGACCAGGTGGGATCGATCCTCGCCGAGCGGGTGGGCGCGGAGGAGCTGCGCGGCATGCTGCGACTGCGGCAGGCCGAGCTGGAGGACGCCATGGCCGCCGCGGCGGCCCGGCTGGTCCAGGTCGAGGCGAGGCTCCGGACCATCGAGGAAGAGGGAACCATGCCTGCCGACGACATCGTCGTGAAGAGCCTTCCGCCCGTCCGGCTCGCCGAGCTGACCGGCACGGCCGGAAGTTACGAACCGCAGGACATCGGCCCGGTCATCGGGCCGCTCTTCGAGGAGCTGTGCCGCCGGATCGAGGCGGCCGGGGTCGTCCCGACCGGCCCGGGGACGGCTTACTACGAGGACGTGCCCGGCACGGGATCCGGGTCGGCCGTCCTCGTCCACGCCGGACTGCCGGTGGCGGCGTCGGTCCGTGCCGAGGACCTCGGGGGCGAGGTGCGGATCGTCACGCTGCCGGCGGTGGAGCGGGCCGCGACCGTGGTGCACCGCGGGTCGATGGACGGGATCCTGCCGACGTCGCAGGCCCTGGCCCGGTGGATCGACGCGCACGGGCAGCGCTCGGCCGGGTACGCCCGCGAGCTGACCCTGGCCTGCCCGGACGATCCCGACCAGTGGGTCACCGAACTCCAGGAGCCGCTGGCCGCCACGTCCTGA
- a CDS encoding helix-turn-helix transcriptional regulator, translating into MRADRLLSLLLLLQNRGRMTAPELAAELEVSVRTIHRDVDALGACGVPVLADRGPAGGYRLADGYRTRLTGLTDAQAGSLFLAGAPGPAQELGLGADLAAAQLKLQAALPAALAARARRIQDRFHLDAPAWFREADPVPYLAQIAQAVWDQHVLRTHYRRWRGEVRRELHPLGLVLKGGIWYLVADVGSAVRTYRVSRFLSVDTAAERFERPTGFQLAPYWQESTSRLDAVLHQQTADIRLSPRGQQLLPMQFGAAGTRALADAGPADADGWVRLSISVESQAVAVGDLLRLGTEAEVLGPPELRRALAETVTTLAGRYA; encoded by the coding sequence ATGCGTGCCGACCGGCTTCTCTCCCTGCTCCTGCTGCTGCAGAACCGCGGCCGGATGACCGCCCCCGAACTCGCCGCCGAGCTGGAGGTGTCGGTGCGCACCATCCACCGCGACGTCGACGCCCTCGGCGCCTGTGGCGTTCCCGTCCTCGCCGACCGCGGCCCGGCGGGCGGCTACCGGCTGGCCGACGGCTACCGCACACGTCTCACCGGCCTCACCGACGCCCAGGCCGGCTCCCTCTTCCTGGCCGGCGCCCCGGGACCCGCGCAGGAGCTCGGCCTCGGCGCCGATCTGGCCGCCGCCCAGCTCAAACTCCAGGCCGCGCTGCCGGCCGCGCTCGCCGCGCGGGCCCGCCGGATCCAGGACCGCTTCCACCTCGACGCGCCCGCCTGGTTCCGGGAGGCCGACCCCGTCCCGTACCTCGCGCAGATCGCCCAGGCCGTCTGGGACCAGCACGTGCTGCGCACCCACTACCGCCGCTGGCGCGGCGAGGTACGGCGCGAGCTGCACCCGCTCGGCCTCGTCCTCAAGGGCGGCATCTGGTACCTCGTCGCCGACGTCGGCTCAGCCGTACGGACCTACCGGGTCTCGCGGTTCCTGTCGGTGGACACGGCGGCGGAGCGGTTCGAACGGCCCACCGGGTTCCAACTGGCCCCCTACTGGCAGGAGTCCACCAGCCGTCTGGACGCCGTGCTCCACCAGCAGACCGCCGACATACGCCTGTCCCCTCGCGGGCAGCAGCTGCTGCCGATGCAGTTCGGGGCGGCGGGCACCCGGGCGCTCGCCGACGCGGGCCCGGCCGACGCGGACGGCTGGGTCCGGCTGAGCATCTCCGTCGAGTCCCAGGCCGTCGCCGTCGGGGACCTGCTGCGCCTGGGCACGGAGGCCGAGGTGCTCGGCCCGCCCGAACTGCGCCGTGCCCTCGCCGAGACGGTGACGACCCTGGCCGGACGCTACGCCTGA